In the genome of Desulfovibrio aminophilus DSM 12254, one region contains:
- a CDS encoding DNA methyltransferase, with translation MQTYREFLERKIRLAHARGFDVDASRVNPMLKPHQRDIVLWALAGGRRAIFAAFGLGKSFMQLEVLRLIQEREGGRQLIVAPLGVRPDMLADAAKLGIPVAFIRRTEDAVGPGLYMTNYESVRDGKLDVNLFNAVSLDEASVLRSYGSLTFQTFLTLFTGVKYRFVATATPSPNRYKELIHYAGFLGVMDTGQALTRFFQRDSQKANNLTLYPHKEREFWLWVNSWAIFLQKPSDLGYSDEGYDLPELHVHFHQVAADSGPVMDRDGQLKLVGDAALSLRDASREKRASLPARIAKMLEIVHAEPEEHCIIWHDQEAERHAIKAALPEAVEVYGAQDLEAREGHVVDFMEGKIQYLASKPILSGSGCNFQRHCRMAVFLGIGFKFNDFIQAVHRIHRFLQERECHVHIIYADTEARVLEVLKRKWRQHEDMVERMTEIIRKYGLSHADMAEELRRSIGVERIEVRGKLFLAANNDCVEECRGMEPDSVDLIHTSIPFANHYEYTPSYNDFGHTDGNGHFWEQMGYLTPELLRILKPGRIYACHVKDRILFGNVTGKGAPTVSPFHAEAIFHAQDHGFDYLGMITVVTDVVRENNQTYRLGWSEQCKDGTKMGVGSPEYILIFRKPQSDRTKGYADVPVVKDKTGYSLARWQVDAHAFWRSSGDRLLTADEMAGMGPDVLARAFSERSLQAVYDYEEHVRVGEALDLRGALPYTFMALAPGSHDPDVWHDVVRMRTLNGEQSQKGLSNHVCPLQFDIVDRIINRYSNPGDLVFDPFAGLMTVPYRAVKLGRLGRGVELNPEYFLDGVKYLRCAEQEVTAPSLLDFCRSAA, from the coding sequence ATGCAGACCTACCGCGAATTCCTGGAGCGTAAAATCCGCTTGGCCCACGCCCGGGGCTTCGACGTGGACGCCTCCAGGGTCAACCCCATGCTCAAGCCCCACCAGCGCGACATCGTGCTCTGGGCCCTGGCCGGCGGCCGCCGGGCGATCTTCGCCGCCTTCGGCCTGGGCAAGAGCTTCATGCAGCTGGAGGTCTTGCGCCTGATCCAGGAGCGGGAAGGAGGTCGACAGCTCATCGTCGCGCCCCTGGGCGTGCGGCCGGACATGCTGGCGGACGCCGCCAAGCTCGGCATTCCCGTGGCCTTCATCCGCCGCACGGAGGATGCCGTCGGGCCCGGTCTGTACATGACCAACTATGAGAGCGTGCGCGACGGCAAGCTGGACGTAAACCTGTTCAACGCCGTGAGCCTGGACGAGGCGAGCGTGCTCCGCTCCTACGGCTCGCTCACCTTCCAGACGTTCCTGACCCTGTTCACCGGGGTCAAGTACCGCTTCGTGGCCACGGCCACGCCCAGCCCGAACCGCTACAAGGAGCTGATCCACTACGCCGGGTTCCTGGGCGTCATGGACACCGGCCAGGCCCTGACCCGCTTCTTCCAGCGCGACAGCCAGAAGGCCAACAACCTGACCCTGTACCCGCACAAGGAGCGCGAGTTCTGGCTCTGGGTCAACTCCTGGGCGATCTTCCTGCAAAAGCCCTCGGACCTGGGATACTCGGACGAAGGGTACGACCTGCCCGAGCTGCACGTGCACTTCCACCAGGTCGCCGCGGACTCCGGGCCGGTGATGGACCGCGATGGCCAGCTCAAGCTCGTGGGAGACGCGGCCCTGTCCCTGCGGGACGCAAGCCGCGAAAAGCGGGCCAGCCTCCCGGCGCGCATCGCCAAGATGCTGGAGATCGTCCATGCCGAGCCGGAAGAGCATTGCATCATCTGGCACGACCAGGAGGCCGAGCGCCACGCCATCAAGGCGGCCCTGCCCGAGGCCGTGGAAGTTTACGGCGCCCAGGACCTGGAGGCCCGCGAGGGCCACGTCGTGGACTTCATGGAGGGCAAGATCCAGTACCTGGCCAGCAAGCCCATCCTGTCCGGGTCCGGGTGCAACTTCCAGCGGCATTGCCGCATGGCCGTGTTCCTGGGCATCGGCTTCAAGTTCAACGACTTCATTCAGGCCGTGCACCGCATTCACCGCTTCCTCCAGGAGCGGGAGTGCCACGTGCACATCATCTACGCGGACACCGAGGCGCGGGTGCTGGAAGTGCTCAAGCGCAAGTGGCGTCAGCACGAGGACATGGTGGAGCGCATGACCGAGATCATCCGCAAGTACGGCCTGTCCCACGCGGACATGGCCGAGGAGCTGCGCCGGTCCATCGGCGTGGAGCGCATCGAGGTCCGGGGCAAGCTGTTCCTGGCCGCCAACAACGACTGCGTCGAGGAATGCCGGGGCATGGAGCCCGACAGCGTGGACCTGATCCACACGTCCATCCCGTTCGCCAACCACTACGAATACACCCCGAGCTACAACGACTTCGGCCACACGGACGGCAACGGCCACTTCTGGGAGCAGATGGGCTACCTGACGCCCGAGCTGCTGCGCATCCTCAAGCCGGGGCGCATCTACGCCTGCCACGTCAAGGACAGGATCCTGTTCGGCAACGTCACGGGCAAGGGCGCGCCCACGGTGAGCCCGTTCCATGCCGAGGCGATCTTTCACGCCCAGGATCACGGTTTCGACTACCTGGGCATGATCACGGTGGTCACGGACGTGGTGCGCGAAAACAATCAGACCTATCGCCTGGGCTGGTCCGAGCAGTGCAAGGACGGCACCAAGATGGGCGTGGGCTCCCCGGAGTACATCCTGATCTTCCGCAAGCCGCAGTCCGACAGGACCAAGGGCTATGCCGACGTGCCGGTGGTCAAGGACAAGACCGGGTACAGCCTGGCCCGCTGGCAGGTCGACGCGCACGCGTTCTGGCGCAGCTCGGGCGACCGCCTGCTGACCGCCGACGAGATGGCGGGCATGGGCCCGGACGTGCTGGCCAGGGCCTTCAGCGAGCGCAGCCTTCAGGCCGTGTACGACTACGAGGAGCACGTGCGCGTGGGGGAGGCCCTGGACCTGCGCGGGGCGTTGCCATACACGTTCATGGCCCTGGCCCCGGGCTCCCATGACCCGGACGTGTGGCACGACGTGGTGCGGATGCGCACCCTGAACGGCGAGCAGAGCCAGAAGGGCCTGTCCAACCACGTCTGCCCGCTCCAGTTCGACATCGTTGACCGGATCATCAATCGCTACAGCAACCCGGGTGATCTGGTCTTCGATCCTTTCGCCGGGCTCATGACCGTGCCCTACCGGGCCGTCAAGCTGGGCCGCCTGGGTCGCGGGGTGGAGCTCAACCCGGAATACTTCCTGGACGGGGTGAAGTATCTGCGCTGCGCCGAACAGGAAGTGACCGCCCCGAGCCTCCTGGACTTCTGCCGGAGCGCGGCGTGA
- a CDS encoding recombinase family protein, with amino-acid sequence MSTRIPVVEVIRVSTAEQAKEGRAGIARQEAACRRAVENHGLEVVRAVRLIDVSGTCVQNAPEMDEIMGLIRAGRARGIVAADFDRLLRPDDFRSLAVLQDIKETGALIYLPDQAVDLNTQGGWLISGMQSMIAGNELAQIKKRLNGAKEAMRRRGEHPGADNLLPLGVSYDRKAKRYYYNDDAPLVARIFEAFYRGEQNISELGRMFGIERARAGKLLRNQLYIGWRVYDRRRGGDRYARMDGRMGEMRKVPRPPDEVFRVHVIEEPLVPEVLFWAVQDILDGRSRRTIQARMKGRSEALFAGFVRCGICGERIYTSGRGEVRRGARYYVCRRLSSWCKKRGMSCTLPRLQVPKVDAMLVEFVASRLADEEYVLAQAEGLVSRAESAARAQEIEQGERQIAAIKRKRARLLDVYLNGDIEREDLDRKAEDLRREQERTEARVARLRTEASETDSAQYADAVRQLAEAFAEFPFWTRKEQRALLEDIRPEFWITPDGVTKASIPIRTIPSSTTKIT; translated from the coding sequence ATGTCGACGCGCATCCCGGTTGTTGAGGTGATCCGCGTCTCCACGGCCGAGCAGGCCAAGGAGGGGCGCGCGGGCATCGCCAGGCAGGAGGCGGCCTGCCGACGAGCCGTGGAGAACCACGGGCTGGAGGTTGTCCGCGCCGTGCGCTTGATCGACGTGTCTGGAACCTGTGTGCAAAACGCCCCGGAGATGGACGAGATCATGGGCCTCATTCGGGCCGGGCGCGCCCGGGGCATCGTGGCCGCCGACTTCGACAGGCTGCTGAGGCCTGACGATTTCCGGTCCTTGGCCGTGCTCCAGGACATCAAGGAGACCGGGGCGCTCATCTACCTGCCCGACCAGGCCGTGGACCTGAATACTCAGGGCGGGTGGCTCATCAGCGGCATGCAGTCCATGATCGCGGGCAACGAGCTGGCCCAGATCAAGAAGCGGCTCAACGGGGCCAAGGAGGCCATGCGCCGGCGCGGGGAGCACCCAGGCGCCGACAATCTCCTACCCCTGGGCGTGAGCTACGACCGCAAGGCTAAGCGCTACTACTACAACGACGACGCGCCGCTCGTGGCCAGGATTTTCGAGGCGTTTTACCGCGGGGAGCAGAACATCTCCGAGCTGGGGCGCATGTTCGGGATCGAGCGAGCGCGGGCTGGGAAACTGCTCCGGAACCAGCTCTACATCGGCTGGCGGGTCTATGACCGGCGGCGTGGCGGGGATCGCTACGCCCGGATGGACGGGCGTATGGGCGAGATGCGCAAGGTGCCGCGGCCGCCGGACGAGGTGTTCAGGGTGCACGTCATTGAGGAGCCGCTGGTTCCGGAGGTCCTGTTTTGGGCCGTGCAGGACATCCTCGACGGGCGCAGCCGCAGGACCATCCAGGCCCGCATGAAGGGCCGCAGCGAGGCTCTGTTCGCCGGGTTTGTGCGCTGCGGGATATGCGGAGAGCGGATATACACCTCTGGCCGGGGGGAGGTGCGACGTGGGGCGAGGTATTACGTCTGCCGGCGGCTGAGTTCCTGGTGTAAGAAGCGGGGCATGAGCTGCACCCTGCCCCGGCTGCAAGTGCCCAAGGTCGACGCCATGCTGGTGGAGTTTGTGGCCAGTAGGCTGGCGGACGAGGAGTATGTGCTGGCCCAGGCCGAGGGGCTCGTGAGCCGGGCGGAGTCTGCGGCGCGGGCGCAAGAGATTGAGCAGGGTGAGCGGCAGATCGCCGCCATAAAGCGGAAGCGGGCCAGGCTGCTGGACGTCTACCTGAACGGCGACATCGAGCGCGAGGACCTGGACAGGAAGGCGGAGGATCTGCGGCGCGAGCAGGAGCGCACGGAGGCCCGGGTGGCGCGACTCAGGACTGAGGCGAGCGAGACGGACAGTGCGCAGTACGCGGACGCCGTGCGCCAGCTCGCCGAGGCCTTCGCCGAGTTCCCATTCTGGACGCGCAAGGAGCAGCGCGCGCTCCTCGAGGACATCCGCCCCGAATTCTGGATCACCCCGGACGGCGTCACCAAGGCATCCATCCCCATTCGGACCATTCCCTCATCCACCACCAAGATAACCTGA
- a CDS encoding phage capsid protein: protein MNVEHASVPCLLEDWYGADYVDKLDELKFKQDERAVVANAGAWALGRKIDELVLARMALSDNALALADSGLTKAKILEAFGRLNTADVPDDGSRFAAVGARQWNELLDISEFKSADYAGDRYPWLKGTESRVWLGITWLFHSGLPLSGGARTCFVWHKSAVGLAEGQDIKCFIDWVPEKAAHLVDHMLSAGACLIDTSGVVAVPCKDDSPAA from the coding sequence ATGAACGTGGAGCACGCGTCCGTGCCCTGCCTCCTGGAGGACTGGTACGGCGCGGACTACGTGGACAAGCTCGACGAGCTGAAGTTCAAGCAGGACGAGCGGGCCGTGGTGGCCAACGCCGGAGCCTGGGCCCTGGGCCGCAAGATCGACGAGCTGGTCCTGGCCCGCATGGCCTTGAGCGACAACGCCCTGGCCCTGGCCGACAGCGGCCTGACCAAGGCCAAGATCCTGGAGGCCTTCGGGCGGCTGAACACGGCCGACGTGCCGGACGACGGCTCGCGCTTCGCGGCCGTGGGCGCGCGCCAGTGGAACGAGCTGCTGGACATCTCGGAGTTCAAGAGCGCGGACTACGCGGGCGACCGCTACCCCTGGCTCAAGGGCACCGAGTCCCGCGTCTGGCTCGGCATCACCTGGCTGTTCCATTCCGGCCTGCCGCTCTCGGGCGGCGCGCGGACCTGCTTCGTCTGGCACAAGAGCGCCGTGGGCCTGGCCGAGGGCCAGGACATCAAGTGCTTCATCGACTGGGTGCCGGAGAAGGCCGCCCACCTGGTGGACCACATGCTCTCGGCCGGGGCCTGCCTCATCGACACGAGCGGCGTGGTGGCCGTGCCCTGCAAGGACGACAGCCCGGCTGCCTAG
- the mdtI gene encoding multidrug/spermidine efflux SMR transporter subunit MdtI, which produces MEWRFVLAVLLAAALEVAANLLLSRSDGFRRLGLSACALGLVALAFTCLAYAVRGMDLAVAYALWGGFGILGTSLGGWRLHGQRLKPSAWAGMVLLIGGMALLRLA; this is translated from the coding sequence ATGGAATGGCGCTTCGTGCTCGCGGTGCTGCTGGCCGCCGCGTTGGAGGTGGCGGCCAACCTGTTGCTCTCGCGTTCGGACGGCTTTCGGCGGCTGGGGCTCTCGGCCTGCGCCCTGGGACTGGTGGCCCTGGCCTTCACCTGCCTGGCCTACGCGGTGCGCGGCATGGATCTCGCCGTGGCCTACGCCCTGTGGGGCGGCTTCGGCATCCTCGGCACGTCGCTGGGCGGCTGGCGGCTGCACGGGCAACGGCTGAAGCCCAGCGCGTGGGCGGGCATGGTCCTGCTCATCGGCGGCATGGCCTTGCTGCGCCTGGCCTAG
- a CDS encoding DMT family transporter, with amino-acid sequence MSTNCCRLSLLVAIILEVAGTSVMKLSRETWPVLGMGCMYLLLGLSYFFLARAVVKLPVGVAYAVWEGLGLTLITIVSVTLLGERFDATRLTALGMVLAGTLLVHHGTGRGDVDDPAGTPPGEGGRS; translated from the coding sequence ATGTCCACGAACTGCTGCCGGCTCAGCCTGCTGGTCGCCATCATCCTGGAGGTGGCGGGGACCAGCGTCATGAAACTCTCGCGGGAGACGTGGCCCGTGCTCGGCATGGGCTGCATGTACCTGCTGCTGGGCCTTTCGTACTTCTTCCTCGCCCGAGCGGTGGTGAAACTGCCCGTGGGCGTGGCCTACGCCGTCTGGGAGGGGCTGGGGCTCACGCTCATCACCATCGTCAGCGTCACCCTGCTGGGCGAACGGTTCGACGCCACCCGGCTCACGGCCCTGGGCATGGTCCTGGCGGGCACGCTGCTCGTGCATCACGGCACCGGGCGCGGCGATGTCGACGACCCGGCCGGGACGCCGCCCGGCGAGGGAGGGCGCTCGTGA
- a CDS encoding DMT family transporter, with the protein MKKNSLTLVYVLLVASVAIWGATWISGRMLARSMGPFSAAFLRFVSASIFLFFLVCREEKRLPRLALRDLFGTALLGFFGVALYNFLFFSGLKTVPAGRAALMIACTPAVMALFAALFQGERLGLSRICGILTSFLGASVILSGGNPLSLFLHGIRPGDAFILGCVGSWAAYSLLGGMVMRRMTPLSAVAWSCFLGTLMLLPPAVMNGVWEDALRAGPVDWGNIIFLGTIATGLAFTWYYKGIQVLGSSRAGVFLNLVPVFALILGHLILDEPLGISLATGGVLVLFGVWLTNRRPAG; encoded by the coding sequence ATGAAGAAGAACAGTCTGACGCTGGTGTATGTCCTGCTGGTGGCCTCGGTGGCCATCTGGGGCGCGACCTGGATCTCGGGCCGGATGCTGGCCCGGAGCATGGGCCCATTCTCGGCGGCCTTCCTGCGCTTCGTGTCCGCCTCGATCTTTCTGTTCTTCCTGGTCTGCCGGGAGGAGAAGCGCCTGCCCCGGCTGGCGCTGAGGGACCTGTTCGGCACGGCCCTGCTCGGTTTCTTCGGCGTGGCGCTCTACAATTTCCTGTTCTTCTCGGGCCTGAAGACGGTCCCGGCGGGCCGGGCCGCGCTGATGATCGCCTGCACCCCGGCGGTCATGGCCCTGTTCGCCGCGCTGTTCCAGGGCGAACGGCTGGGCTTGTCGCGGATATGCGGCATCCTGACCTCCTTCCTGGGGGCCTCGGTGATCCTTTCGGGCGGCAACCCGCTGAGCCTGTTCCTCCACGGAATCCGGCCGGGGGACGCCTTCATCCTGGGCTGCGTGGGCTCCTGGGCGGCCTATTCCCTGCTGGGCGGCATGGTCATGCGCCGGATGACGCCGCTTTCGGCCGTGGCCTGGTCCTGCTTCCTGGGCACGCTCATGCTTCTGCCCCCGGCGGTGATGAACGGGGTCTGGGAGGACGCGCTGCGCGCCGGGCCGGTGGACTGGGGCAACATCATCTTCCTGGGCACCATCGCCACGGGCCTGGCCTTCACCTGGTACTACAAGGGCATCCAGGTGCTCGGCTCCTCGCGGGCCGGGGTCTTCCTGAATCTCGTGCCGGTCTTCGCCCTGATCCTGGGCCACCTCATCCTGGACGAACCCCTGGGCATCTCCCTGGCCACGGGCGGCGTGCTGGTCCTCTTCGGGGTCTGGCTCACCAACCGCAGGCCCGCTGGCTGA
- a CDS encoding cyclase family protein: protein MDVRRGAVVDLSHPLQAGMPVWPGDPGVFMETRTTVEVQGYRVRRLELNGHAGTHLDAPAHVLAGGAGVEAVPLERCLGPGVVLDVRGRDVVRAGDLDGIDGAAFALLRSGHDRHWGLPAYYEAFPRLDADAARRLAAAGLRGVGLDWPSPDGPESAELPAHKILLDAGLVLVENLRGLERLPERGFLFLAAPLALAGGDGSPVRAFALLGCG from the coding sequence ATGGACGTCCGACGGGGCGCGGTGGTGGACTTGTCGCATCCGTTGCAGGCGGGAATGCCGGTCTGGCCGGGCGATCCGGGCGTGTTCATGGAGACGCGGACCACGGTGGAGGTGCAGGGCTATCGGGTGCGGCGGCTGGAGCTGAACGGCCACGCGGGCACGCACCTGGACGCCCCGGCGCACGTGCTCGCGGGCGGCGCGGGGGTGGAGGCCGTTCCCCTGGAGCGCTGCCTGGGCCCGGGCGTGGTGCTCGACGTGCGGGGCCGGGACGTGGTCCGGGCCGGTGATCTGGACGGGATCGACGGCGCGGCCTTCGCGCTGCTGCGTTCGGGCCACGACCGGCATTGGGGCTTGCCCGCGTACTACGAGGCGTTTCCGCGCCTGGACGCGGACGCGGCCCGGAGGCTGGCGGCGGCGGGTCTGCGCGGGGTGGGGCTGGACTGGCCCTCGCCGGACGGCCCGGAGAGCGCGGAGCTGCCCGCGCACAAGATTCTGCTGGACGCCGGGCTCGTTCTGGTCGAGAACCTGCGTGGACTGGAGCGGCTGCCGGAGCGCGGCTTCCTGTTCCTGGCCGCGCCCCTGGCGCTGGCCGGGGGCGACGGATCGCCCGTGCGGGCCTTCGCGCTGCTCGGGTGCGGATGA
- the mtgA gene encoding monofunctional biosynthetic peptidoglycan transglycosylase translates to MRKALGWVVKALAVLAAYVLLVAAWYAVVPDVKGLAKAKPGKTAFMLYREDQWAREGRKTTLKWKWTPLSSMSPALVKAVLISEDDKFWSHEGFDFDAMRDALQKDLEEGRLRAGGSTISQQLAKNLWLSPSKSPMRKIKEAVLAWRLERELSKKRILEIYLNVVEWGDGVFGAEAAARAHFGVSASGLSTEQAVRLAVSLPNPIRFDPAGNSGFVRKRAAIILSRLQRRGYQPPPSSPPSADFRKAEEGSTEKAAPVPSAPVPPAPPAAESERDRREDAVVREALDWVRQNVEQDGGTSGGE, encoded by the coding sequence ATGCGAAAGGCGCTGGGTTGGGTGGTCAAGGCGTTGGCCGTGCTGGCGGCCTATGTGCTGCTGGTGGCGGCGTGGTACGCGGTGGTCCCGGACGTGAAGGGGCTGGCCAAGGCCAAGCCGGGCAAGACCGCGTTCATGCTTTATCGCGAGGACCAGTGGGCGCGCGAGGGCCGCAAGACGACCCTGAAGTGGAAGTGGACGCCGCTGTCGTCCATGTCGCCCGCGCTGGTCAAGGCCGTGCTCATTTCCGAGGACGACAAGTTCTGGTCCCACGAGGGCTTCGACTTCGACGCCATGCGCGACGCCCTGCAAAAGGATCTGGAGGAGGGGCGGCTGCGGGCCGGCGGCAGCACCATCAGCCAGCAGTTGGCCAAGAACCTCTGGCTCTCGCCCAGCAAGAGCCCCATGCGCAAGATCAAGGAGGCCGTGCTGGCCTGGCGGCTGGAGCGCGAGCTGTCCAAGAAGCGCATCCTGGAGATCTACCTCAACGTGGTCGAGTGGGGCGACGGGGTTTTCGGGGCCGAGGCCGCGGCCCGGGCCCATTTCGGCGTCTCCGCCTCCGGCCTGTCCACGGAGCAGGCCGTGCGTCTGGCCGTGAGCCTGCCCAACCCCATCCGCTTCGATCCGGCCGGGAACTCCGGCTTCGTGCGCAAGCGCGCGGCCATCATCCTTTCCCGGCTTCAACGCAGGGGCTACCAGCCGCCGCCTTCGTCGCCGCCTTCGGCGGATTTCAGAAAGGCGGAAGAGGGGAGTACTGAGAAGGCCGCTCCTGTTCCGTCCGCTCCTGTTCCGCCCGCGCCTCCGGCCGCCGAGTCCGAGCGCGACCGCCGGGAGGACGCCGTGGTCCGCGAGGCCCTGGACTGGGTGCGCCAGAACGTGGAGCAGGACGGCGGAACGTCGGGCGGGGAGTAA
- a CDS encoding acetamidase/formamidase family protein — translation MAAETIFVNTFTNGILGPDVPMLGPVRDGGVIVANTAPGCWGPMLTPAIRGGHEVCRPVLVEGAEPGDSIAIRILSIDVTSAGTASGNDLIHGDCCLGDPYVAGKCPGCGALYPATRVEGTGKGCIKCAACGASAAPFEFTNGYTIAFDETRRMGLTLDRAAAEKAAAEARKFMATPDNSIQNPVVALAPCDIPGVAARMIPFVGQLGVVPVRPTPDSHNAQDFGSFLVGAPHEYAITQEQLADVTDGHMDINRVRAGAVLIAPVRVPGGGVYVGDMHAMQGDGEIAGHTADVSGVIAMRVSVLKGVTCGGPIILPLAEDLPLLARPFSAEEKALARRMAEERGVTLEESAPISFVGSGPTLNAATDCALKRAAAFLDTTVPEVMNRATITGNIQIGRNPGTVTATFLAPTAKLREKGVYDLIRDQYSL, via the coding sequence ATGGCCGCTGAGACCATCTTCGTCAACACCTTCACCAACGGCATCCTGGGACCGGACGTGCCCATGCTCGGCCCGGTGCGCGACGGCGGCGTCATCGTGGCCAACACGGCCCCGGGCTGCTGGGGTCCGATGCTCACCCCGGCCATCCGGGGCGGCCACGAGGTCTGCCGACCCGTGCTCGTGGAAGGGGCCGAGCCCGGCGACTCCATCGCCATCCGCATCCTGTCCATCGACGTGACCAGCGCGGGCACGGCCTCGGGCAACGACCTGATCCACGGCGACTGCTGCCTGGGCGACCCCTACGTGGCGGGCAAGTGCCCGGGCTGCGGCGCGCTCTACCCGGCGACGCGCGTGGAGGGCACGGGCAAGGGCTGCATCAAGTGCGCGGCCTGCGGGGCCTCCGCCGCGCCCTTCGAATTCACCAACGGCTACACCATCGCCTTCGACGAGACCCGGCGCATGGGCCTGACCCTGGACCGGGCCGCGGCCGAAAAAGCCGCCGCCGAGGCCAGGAAATTCATGGCCACGCCGGACAACTCCATCCAGAATCCGGTGGTGGCCCTGGCCCCCTGCGACATCCCGGGCGTGGCCGCGCGCATGATCCCCTTCGTGGGCCAGCTCGGCGTGGTGCCCGTGCGGCCCACCCCGGACTCGCACAACGCCCAGGACTTCGGCTCCTTCCTCGTGGGCGCGCCCCACGAGTACGCCATCACCCAGGAACAGCTCGCCGACGTGACCGACGGCCACATGGACATCAACCGCGTGCGCGCCGGAGCGGTGCTTATCGCCCCGGTGCGCGTGCCCGGCGGCGGGGTCTACGTGGGCGACATGCACGCCATGCAGGGCGACGGCGAGATCGCGGGCCACACCGCCGACGTCTCCGGCGTCATCGCCATGCGCGTGAGCGTGCTCAAGGGCGTGACCTGCGGCGGCCCGATCATCCTGCCCCTGGCCGAGGACCTGCCGCTCCTGGCCCGGCCCTTCTCGGCCGAGGAAAAGGCCCTGGCCCGGCGCATGGCCGAAGAGCGCGGCGTGACCCTGGAGGAATCCGCGCCCATCTCCTTCGTGGGCAGCGGCCCGACCCTGAACGCGGCCACCGACTGCGCCCTCAAGCGCGCCGCCGCCTTCCTCGACACGACCGTGCCCGAGGTCATGAACCGCGCCACCATCACCGGCAACATCCAGATCGGCCGCAACCCCGGCACCGTCACGGCCACCTTCCTGGCCCCCACGGCCAAGCTCAGGGAAAAGGGCGTCTACGACCTGATCCGCGACCAATACTCCCTCTGA
- a CDS encoding ATP-binding protein — translation MTYSDKQLEALLDDLESDLAERKESWKGDAPDKGRQSICAFANDLPGHEKPGVLFVGAKDDGNPSGLAITDELLRTLSDIKTDGNILPPPSIIVEKRHLKNADLAVVFVQPSDAPPVRYRGRIWLRVGPRLCLATAQDERVLNEKRRGRDLPFDVQPLPSCDLKELSKLLFVEEYLPNAFAPDILAANQRSYEQRLASCRMIASVDSPIPTILGVLVLGLTPRDWIPGAYVQFLRIGGAELSDPILDEVLVDGPLGQLLRRIDEKMDSHNRTGVDITSSDRETRTTPYPRAALQQLVRNAVMHRTYENTNAPVRINWFDDRIEILNPGGPFGTVTRENFGRPGITDYRNPNLADAMRVMGFVQRFGVGIQIAKAELRRNGNPDLQFSIEQNYVLATIRRRP, via the coding sequence ATGACTTACTCGGACAAGCAACTTGAAGCCCTGCTCGACGATCTCGAATCCGACCTTGCCGAACGCAAGGAGTCCTGGAAGGGAGACGCGCCTGATAAGGGAAGACAGTCAATATGCGCCTTCGCCAATGACCTCCCGGGCCATGAAAAGCCGGGAGTCTTATTCGTGGGAGCGAAGGACGACGGCAATCCGAGCGGCTTGGCGATCACCGACGAATTGCTCCGAACTCTTTCCGACATCAAGACGGACGGCAATATTCTGCCCCCGCCGTCGATCATCGTTGAGAAGAGACATCTGAAAAACGCCGACTTGGCGGTTGTTTTCGTGCAGCCGTCAGATGCCCCGCCCGTGCGCTACAGAGGGCGGATATGGCTCCGCGTGGGCCCTCGCCTCTGCCTCGCGACCGCTCAGGATGAACGAGTCCTGAATGAAAAACGGCGGGGCCGCGATCTCCCTTTCGATGTTCAGCCGCTTCCCTCCTGCGATTTGAAGGAACTCAGCAAGCTGCTGTTCGTGGAAGAATATCTGCCCAACGCCTTCGCCCCGGACATCCTGGCCGCGAACCAGCGGAGCTATGAGCAACGGCTGGCCTCATGCCGCATGATCGCCTCGGTGGACTCCCCCATTCCCACGATCCTCGGCGTTCTGGTTCTCGGGCTCACGCCCAGGGATTGGATACCCGGCGCGTATGTCCAATTCCTCCGCATCGGCGGCGCTGAACTCTCCGACCCGATTCTCGACGAAGTGCTCGTGGACGGCCCGCTGGGCCAGCTTCTGCGCAGAATTGATGAAAAGATGGACTCCCACAACCGCACGGGCGTCGACATCACCTCCTCCGACCGGGAAACGCGGACGACGCCCTATCCCCGGGCCGCGTTGCAACAGTTGGTCCGCAACGCGGTGATGCATCGCACTTACGAAAACACGAACGCTCCGGTCCGGATCAACTGGTTCGACGACCGCATTGAAATCCTGAACCCAGGCGGACCATTCGGGACCGTCACGCGGGAGAACTTCGGCCGGCCGGGAATCACGGACTACCGGAATCCCAATTTGGCCGACGCCATGCGGGTGATGGGCTTCGTGCAGCGCTTCGGCGTGGGCATCCAGATCGCGAAGGCGGAACTGCGCAGGAACGGCAATCCGGATCTCCAGTTTTCCATTGAACAGAATTATGTCCTCGCGACCATCAGGAGACGCCCATGA